The Flammeovirgaceae bacterium genome contains a region encoding:
- a CDS encoding BlaI/MecI/CopY family transcriptional regulator, producing the protein MRELTKAEDQIMQVLWKLEKAFVKDVLDYLPKPKPAYNTVSTIIRILEAKGFVGHKAYGKTHEYFPLISKEQYKKFYLKEVLEGYFDGSFQHLLSFFVKENKLSEKELSELVKELNKK; encoded by the coding sequence ATGAGAGAACTTACCAAAGCCGAAGATCAGATCATGCAGGTGCTGTGGAAACTTGAAAAAGCATTCGTTAAGGATGTTTTAGACTACCTGCCCAAACCGAAGCCAGCCTACAACACCGTATCAACCATCATCCGTATTCTGGAAGCAAAGGGGTTTGTCGGGCATAAGGCATACGGAAAAACACATGAGTACTTCCCGCTTATCAGCAAAGAGCAGTATAAAAAGTTTTATTTAAAGGAAGTGCTGGAAGGATATTTTGATGGCTCCTTTCAACACTTACTATCCTTTTTTGTAAAGGAAAACAAACTCAGTGAAAAAGAACTTTCTGAATTAGTAAAAGAACTAAACAAAAAATAG
- a CDS encoding FkbM family methyltransferase, whose protein sequence is MKFKHIIKNLLSGITLPIQSGPLKGKRWIATSGKKFITGRFEEYKTQAFLDHFKKGSVFYDIGAHIGYFSAIACSINQESGHVYAFEPRPDNAKFYLRHMAINGFSNFTLTKAAVAEQAGTLRFNANTGTATGHLSETGNLTVEVVSVDQLVNSGKLPPPDFIKIDVEGGEIEVLKGCEQTISQHKPKLLIATHSPETHNYVVQFLNTHAYQFNILNQDGIKGDTEIMAVA, encoded by the coding sequence TTGAAGTTCAAACACATAATCAAAAACCTGTTGAGCGGTATAACCCTGCCCATTCAATCCGGACCACTAAAAGGTAAACGGTGGATTGCCACATCCGGTAAAAAATTCATTACCGGTAGGTTTGAAGAATATAAAACGCAGGCCTTTTTAGATCACTTTAAAAAAGGTTCTGTTTTCTATGACATAGGCGCACATATAGGCTATTTCTCGGCCATTGCCTGCTCCATCAACCAGGAGTCCGGCCACGTATATGCATTTGAGCCTCGTCCCGACAATGCAAAGTTCTACTTGCGGCACATGGCCATAAACGGCTTTAGTAATTTTACCTTAACAAAAGCGGCCGTTGCCGAGCAAGCAGGAACCTTACGCTTTAATGCCAACACGGGTACAGCAACCGGCCATCTTTCGGAGACCGGTAATTTAACAGTCGAAGTTGTATCGGTTGACCAGCTTGTTAATTCAGGCAAACTGCCGCCACCGGATTTTATTAAAATTGATGTGGAGGGCGGTGAAATAGAAGTACTAAAAGGATGCGAGCAAACCATATCACAACACAAACCCAAGTTACTGATTGCCACACACAGTCCGGAAACACACAATTATGTAGTTCAATTTCTCAATACACACGCATATCAGTTTAATATTCTGAATCAGGACGGTATTAAGGGCGATACCGAGATTATGGCCGTTGCCTGA
- the sdaAB gene encoding L-serine ammonia-lyase, iron-sulfur-dependent, subunit beta, whose protein sequence is MHEKSSVFDMIGPIMIGPSSSHTAGVVRIARTALKLLGDIPEEAEIIFYNSFARTYEGHGSDRAIIAGLLDMKTDDKRIKESLELAKAKGLKYTFKSIGNASTFHPNTIRLTIKKGDREIEVLGESKGGGIINIAEVDGFKADFSASLHTLVIFADDVKGSIAFIAGILANDDCNIATMSVSRKGKHDEACLVIEMDSGIKPVTLEYLRSLTWVKEVIYIPDIDR, encoded by the coding sequence ATGCACGAGAAAAGCAGTGTTTTTGATATGATAGGCCCGATAATGATCGGCCCGTCAAGTTCGCACACTGCCGGGGTAGTGCGCATTGCCCGTACAGCCCTCAAACTCCTGGGCGATATTCCGGAGGAGGCCGAAATCATTTTTTACAATTCGTTTGCCCGGACGTACGAGGGGCACGGCAGCGACCGGGCCATTATTGCCGGCCTGCTTGACATGAAAACCGATGATAAGCGTATTAAGGAATCGCTGGAACTGGCTAAAGCAAAAGGGCTTAAGTACACGTTTAAATCCATCGGCAATGCCTCCACATTTCATCCAAACACCATCCGGCTCACTATAAAAAAAGGTGACCGGGAAATTGAAGTGCTGGGCGAAAGTAAGGGTGGTGGTATAATTAATATTGCTGAAGTTGATGGCTTTAAAGCCGACTTCAGTGCAAGCCTGCACACGCTTGTAATTTTTGCCGATGATGTTAAAGGCAGCATTGCCTTCATTGCCGGTATACTGGCTAACGATGATTGCAACATCGCCACGATGTCGGTATCGCGCAAGGGTAAGCACGATGAGGCCTGCCTGGTTATAGAAATGGATTCGGGTATCAAACCTGTAACATTAGAGTACCTGCGGAGTCTAACCTGGGTTAAGGAAGTTATCTACATACCGGATATTGATCGTTGA
- a CDS encoding inorganic diphosphatase, whose amino-acid sequence MLHPWHEVYTGKNPPHEVNAIIEIPRGSRAKYEVDKASGLIKLDRVIYASMYYPLNYGFIPQTLGDDLDPLDIVVLTQVAVVPLCLIPAKVIGVMHMIDRGEADEKIIAVAEQDASVSHINDVSELPDYFRVELKHFFENYKTLENKKVEVPEFGSRDKALPVIEKSIAYYNATYRNK is encoded by the coding sequence ATACTGCATCCCTGGCACGAGGTTTATACCGGCAAAAATCCACCGCATGAAGTAAATGCCATCATTGAAATTCCGCGTGGTTCGCGGGCTAAGTACGAAGTGGATAAAGCAAGCGGTTTAATTAAGCTTGACAGGGTAATTTATGCTTCCATGTATTACCCTCTGAATTACGGGTTCATTCCGCAAACACTTGGCGATGACCTAGATCCGCTGGACATCGTAGTGCTTACCCAGGTGGCAGTAGTACCCTTATGCCTTATTCCTGCAAAAGTTATCGGGGTGATGCATATGATTGACAGGGGAGAGGCGGATGAAAAGATAATTGCCGTGGCTGAACAGGATGCCAGCGTAAGCCATATCAATGATGTTTCGGAGTTACCCGATTATTTTCGGGTGGAGCTCAAACACTTTTTCGAGAATTATAAAACCCTTGAAAACAAAAAAGTGGAAGTACCTGAGTTTGGCAGCAGAGACAAAGCTTTGCCGGTTATTGAAAAGAGTATAGCCTATTACAACGCTACATACAGAAATAAATAA
- a CDS encoding lipopolysaccharide biosynthesis protein translates to MKSLRKKLSVRHKNNKFLYYATGFARLLLPPQFFRLNLKNKLAQASEFDTDYIRFRTNYYNKLTVPVKLPETTPALTALKLKKKQKVYFFDTQEYLRYFTGQLKASFRFGDIREVPEIPSLLKSRPITDDNVNSVLLKLNKVRHFIYTNDKKPFASKKNMLVGRGGITRPHRIKFYEMYFSHPLCNIGQTNRWGKNDHWIKERLTIDEQLDYKFILCLEGNDVASNLKWVMSSNSLAVMPKPKFETWFMEGTLIPNHHYIQIKDDYSDLEERLTYYINHPEECLTIIHNANEYVAQFKNKKREDIISLLVLEKYFFKTGQLPYRPQPYYE, encoded by the coding sequence ATGAAATCGCTGCGCAAAAAGTTATCCGTTAGGCATAAGAACAATAAATTCCTGTATTACGCAACAGGGTTTGCCAGGCTGTTGCTGCCGCCCCAGTTCTTCCGGTTAAACCTAAAGAATAAACTTGCTCAGGCAAGTGAATTTGATACCGATTACATCCGGTTTCGTACGAATTACTATAATAAACTTACAGTGCCGGTAAAGCTGCCCGAAACCACACCTGCATTAACAGCGCTTAAACTCAAAAAAAAGCAAAAGGTTTATTTTTTTGATACCCAGGAGTACCTCCGTTACTTTACGGGACAATTAAAAGCGTCCTTCCGTTTTGGCGACATCCGCGAAGTGCCGGAAATACCGAGCCTGCTAAAAAGCCGGCCAATTACTGACGACAACGTCAATTCAGTTCTGCTGAAACTCAACAAGGTACGCCACTTTATTTACACCAATGATAAGAAACCCTTTGCAAGCAAGAAAAACATGCTTGTAGGAAGAGGCGGAATTACACGCCCACACCGTATTAAATTTTATGAAATGTATTTCAGCCACCCCTTGTGCAACATCGGGCAAACAAACCGGTGGGGGAAAAATGATCATTGGATTAAAGAACGGCTAACGATTGACGAGCAACTGGACTACAAGTTTATTCTTTGCCTTGAAGGCAACGATGTGGCCAGTAACCTGAAGTGGGTCATGTCATCCAACTCGCTGGCCGTAATGCCCAAACCGAAATTTGAAACCTGGTTTATGGAAGGTACGCTCATTCCTAACCATCATTATATTCAGATTAAAGATGATTACTCTGACTTGGAGGAACGTTTAACCTATTACATTAACCATCCGGAAGAGTGCCTTACGATCATCCATAATGCCAACGAATACGTGGCACAATTCAAAAACAAAAAGCGCGAAGATATAATTTCATTGCTTGTACTGGAGAAGTATTTTTTTAAGACCGGGCAACTACCCTACCGCCCCCAGCCGTATTACGAGTGA
- a CDS encoding DUF4159 domain-containing protein, whose amino-acid sequence MNRRGFFVIILMLIIGTTQAQQRVKLAKLKYSGGGDWYAAKTALPNLIEFCNRELGMNLAPEEDIVEAGSKDIFLYPYVFMTGHGNVVFSDSDASNLRNYLIGGGFLHIDDNYGLDKYIRIELKKVFPELELKELPFDHPIYHQKFKFPNGLPKIHEHDGKPPQGFGLIYEGRLVVFYSYETDLGNGWEDRRIHNDPEEKRQQALRMGANIIAYCFTQAQ is encoded by the coding sequence ATGAATAGACGGGGCTTCTTTGTAATTATTCTAATGCTGATAATTGGTACCACTCAGGCCCAGCAGCGCGTTAAACTGGCTAAACTAAAGTATAGTGGCGGGGGCGACTGGTATGCCGCAAAAACAGCCCTCCCCAACCTGATTGAGTTCTGTAACCGCGAACTCGGTATGAACCTGGCCCCCGAAGAAGATATTGTGGAAGCCGGCAGCAAAGACATTTTTCTTTACCCCTATGTATTTATGACCGGCCACGGCAACGTGGTTTTTTCTGACAGCGATGCAAGCAACCTGCGCAATTACCTCATTGGGGGAGGATTTCTGCACATAGATGACAATTACGGACTGGATAAATACATTCGCATTGAACTTAAAAAAGTATTTCCTGAGCTGGAGTTAAAAGAACTGCCATTCGACCATCCCATTTATCACCAGAAATTCAAGTTTCCGAATGGCCTTCCTAAAATACATGAGCATGATGGCAAACCTCCGCAAGGGTTTGGGCTGATTTATGAGGGAAGGCTGGTGGTATTTTACTCCTACGAAACCGACCTGGGAAACGGCTGGGAAGACAGGCGCATACACAACGACCCGGAAGAAAAGCGCCAGCAGGCCCTGCGCATGGGCGCCAATATTATTGCGTATTGTTTTACGCAGGCGCAGTAA
- the thyA gene encoding thymidylate synthase, which yields MKQYLDLMRDILDNGTKKTDRTGTGTLSVFGRQLRFNLQEGFPLVTTKKLHIRSIIIELLWFLRGDTNIKYLHEHNVTIWDEWADANGDLGPVYGHQWRSWPAPGGGTIDQISKVLEQLKAKPDSRRHIVTAWNPAEVDKMALPPCHALFQFYVADGKLSCQLYQRSADYFLGVPFNIASYALLTHMVAQQCDLQPGEFVWTGGDVHLYTNHLEQAQLQLSREPYPLPQLVIRRKPSTIFDYRYEDFEIGNYQAHPSIKAPIAV from the coding sequence ATGAAGCAGTACCTCGATCTGATGCGCGATATTCTTGATAACGGTACTAAAAAAACAGATCGGACCGGTACAGGAACCCTTTCGGTGTTTGGGCGCCAGCTCCGGTTTAACCTGCAGGAGGGATTTCCCCTTGTTACCACAAAGAAACTTCATATTCGTTCGATAATTATTGAGTTGCTGTGGTTTCTTCGGGGAGACACCAACATCAAATACCTGCATGAACATAATGTAACCATCTGGGACGAGTGGGCCGATGCCAACGGGGACCTCGGCCCCGTGTACGGCCACCAATGGCGCAGCTGGCCTGCTCCGGGCGGGGGAACCATTGACCAGATTAGCAAGGTACTTGAGCAGCTCAAAGCAAAACCGGATTCGCGAAGGCATATTGTTACCGCCTGGAACCCGGCCGAAGTCGATAAAATGGCCTTGCCTCCCTGCCATGCCCTTTTTCAGTTTTATGTAGCCGATGGAAAACTCTCATGCCAGTTGTACCAGCGCTCGGCCGATTACTTTTTAGGTGTTCCCTTTAATATCGCCAGCTATGCCTTACTTACCCATATGGTTGCCCAGCAATGCGATTTACAGCCCGGTGAATTTGTTTGGACAGGGGGAGACGTTCACCTGTATACCAACCACCTTGAACAGGCGCAGCTTCAGCTTTCCAGAGAACCGTATCCCTTGCCCCAACTGGTCATCAGGCGCAAGCCATCAACTATTTTTGATTACCGGTACGAAGACTTCGAGATAGGTAACTATCAGGCGCATCCTTCTATAAAGGCACCCATTGCTGTATAG
- a CDS encoding efflux RND transporter periplasmic adaptor subunit gives MAKQKKKSNKLLYVLIGTVVILLLFIIIGRSAGWIGKPKDLEVELAKAGRTTIVEKVSASGTVQPVTEVKLAPEVSGEIRELLVEDGDSVSRGKLLVKIRPDTWLSQLERAEASLNQQRANLVSAEASLARAEATYTRAEQEFERQKKLWNEKVISEAEWQLAQQNFKVAENDLKSARQSVQAAKYIVRSGEATVNEARENVRLTSVVAPMDGYVSKLNVKKGERVVGTAQMQGTEMMRIADLSKMEVRVNVNENDIVRVHIGDTTIIDVDAYTNSGKRFKGIVTHIANTAKDKVSADAITEFEVRILILNSSYSDLVAEGKKYPFRPGMTASVEILTNRKENVLSVPLSAVTTRSDEKKLQAAQEGTAQPAGQAKPAPKKEEKVVVFVNDKGVAKMVEVKTGMSDYDNIEILSGVTDSTEVVTGPFLVVSKRLKDGDKIRKAEPKKEKKPEAKTE, from the coding sequence ATGGCTAAACAAAAGAAAAAGTCGAATAAGTTATTATATGTTTTAATAGGCACGGTGGTCATTCTCCTGCTGTTTATCATCATCGGCCGCTCGGCCGGTTGGATTGGTAAGCCCAAAGATTTGGAAGTTGAACTGGCAAAAGCGGGCCGTACCACTATTGTTGAAAAGGTAAGTGCATCGGGCACGGTACAACCGGTTACCGAAGTGAAACTTGCACCGGAGGTGTCGGGCGAGATTCGCGAGTTGCTCGTTGAAGATGGCGATTCGGTAAGCCGGGGTAAACTGCTTGTAAAAATACGCCCCGACACATGGCTTTCACAACTGGAACGTGCCGAGGCTTCATTGAATCAGCAGCGCGCTAATCTGGTCTCGGCTGAAGCTTCGTTGGCCAGGGCTGAAGCTACCTATACCCGTGCCGAGCAGGAGTTTGAACGACAAAAAAAATTGTGGAACGAAAAGGTCATCTCCGAAGCGGAGTGGCAACTGGCCCAGCAAAACTTTAAAGTAGCTGAAAATGACCTGAAATCGGCCAGGCAATCGGTTCAGGCTGCCAAATACATTGTTCGAAGCGGTGAGGCAACCGTAAATGAAGCGCGCGAAAATGTACGCCTGACCAGTGTGGTAGCTCCTATGGACGGGTACGTGTCTAAACTAAATGTGAAGAAAGGTGAGCGCGTAGTGGGTACAGCCCAGATGCAGGGCACTGAAATGATGCGTATTGCCGACCTGAGCAAAATGGAGGTTCGTGTAAACGTAAATGAAAATGATATCGTGCGTGTGCATATAGGCGACACCACTATTATTGATGTTGATGCTTATACCAATTCCGGTAAACGCTTTAAGGGCATTGTTACACACATTGCCAATACAGCAAAGGACAAAGTCTCGGCCGATGCCATTACCGAGTTTGAGGTACGCATCCTGATATTAAATTCTTCGTACAGCGATCTGGTTGCAGAAGGAAAGAAATACCCCTTCCGCCCGGGTATGACCGCCAGCGTTGAAATACTGACCAACCGAAAGGAAAATGTGTTGTCTGTTCCGCTTTCGGCCGTAACTACCCGCAGCGATGAGAAAAAATTGCAAGCTGCACAAGAGGGAACTGCCCAACCGGCCGGACAAGCCAAGCCCGCTCCTAAAAAGGAAGAAAAGGTAGTTGTGTTTGTTAACGATAAAGGCGTGGCCAAAATGGTGGAAGTAAAAACCGGTATGAGCGATTATGATAATATTGAAATTCTTTCGGGCGTAACCGATAGCACCGAAGTGGTTACCGGGCCTTTTCTGGTAGTTTCCAAGCGGTTAAAAGACGGAGATAAGATCCGGAAAGCCGAACCAAAAAAAGAGAAGAAGCCGGAAGCTAAAACTGAATAA
- a CDS encoding glycosyltransferase family 2 protein has product MAKLTALIPTGNEEHNIIEVLHSVSFADEILVVDSFSTDRTVELARPLATRIIQREYINSASQKNWAIPQAAHEWILIVDADERVTPELREEIQSLLKQDNHPYVAYDIYLNEHFMGQRMHYSSLQGNKATRFFMRDKCRYEEKHVHADIIADGPIGVLKGKLNHNTYRDFDAFINKLNRYAWWQARDYEKRVGKITPLHVVIKPFFRFMKHYVIRLGFLDGFAGFAYAYVQSYAVMTRYLKLWLLRRGLK; this is encoded by the coding sequence ATGGCCAAACTGACTGCCCTTATTCCCACCGGAAATGAAGAACACAATATTATCGAAGTACTCCATAGCGTAAGTTTTGCCGATGAAATACTGGTAGTTGATTCATTCAGCACGGATCGTACCGTTGAACTGGCAAGGCCCCTTGCCACCCGTATTATTCAGCGTGAATACATCAATTCGGCTTCGCAAAAAAACTGGGCCATACCACAGGCCGCCCACGAGTGGATACTGATTGTAGATGCTGATGAGCGGGTAACACCCGAACTTCGGGAAGAAATACAATCCCTGTTAAAACAGGATAATCATCCTTACGTAGCCTATGATATTTACCTGAACGAACATTTTATGGGTCAGCGCATGCATTACAGCAGCCTTCAGGGCAACAAGGCTACCCGGTTTTTTATGCGTGACAAGTGCCGGTACGAAGAAAAGCATGTGCATGCGGATATTATTGCCGATGGCCCCATTGGCGTGTTAAAGGGAAAACTCAACCACAACACCTACCGCGATTTTGACGCCTTTATCAATAAACTTAACCGGTATGCGTGGTGGCAGGCCCGTGATTATGAAAAGCGGGTAGGGAAAATCACTCCTTTGCATGTGGTGATTAAGCCATTCTTTCGGTTTATGAAACACTACGTTATCCGCCTGGGCTTTTTGGATGGATTTGCCGGATTTGCGTATGCCTATGTGCAATCGTATGCGGTGATGACACGCTATTTGAAATTATGGCTCCTTCGAAGGGGCCTTAAATAA
- a CDS encoding TonB family protein — MNTLLNYLIETNIGLLLFFVVYKIWLNNETQFAYRRYYLLSSMLLSLVFPLIKLPELKVVPSLGEAIPLNIDTEKIPSVISSTAPTFSYSTLFTAGYLFVTGFFLIRLSYRIIRLLVLAYKIKPGNVIEVHDPRFIAFSFFNKIFISTACPLSEPDRHSILKHEAIHGQKLHSLDILLAEIIHAVFWFNPVLPLYKKELRLVHEFEADEGTVKNREADTYCNLLARAALQSAGYSVGNYFNNALTLKRIAMIRTIKKSIHTWKIALVFLFTTGLFTIVSCREQLLEEVEQVAETTTIAGDFPDHLKAHVNRIIRENPGIKLMYVEAESINAEKIKSLNKEDIMFSHYEKNYAQDGSLQSERVGLIVRTGGTITSLAEATKSEDEVFLVAEEPASPLIGITGFYEAILKELTYPAEAKQKGIEGKVFVEFIVERDGTLSNYRLLRGISPDCDEEAVRSIKATNLRWNPAKQRGVPVRSKFVMPIIFRSDNNR; from the coding sequence ATGAACACTCTGCTAAACTACCTGATTGAAACAAACATCGGACTGTTGCTGTTTTTTGTGGTTTATAAAATATGGCTGAACAACGAAACTCAATTTGCTTACCGGAGGTATTATCTGCTCAGCAGCATGCTGCTTTCGCTGGTTTTTCCACTCATTAAACTTCCTGAGCTTAAGGTTGTACCCAGCCTGGGTGAAGCCATTCCGCTGAATATTGATACAGAAAAAATTCCATCAGTCATTTCGAGTACCGCCCCCACCTTCAGTTACTCTACACTTTTTACAGCCGGTTATTTGTTTGTTACAGGTTTTTTCTTGATTCGCTTAAGCTATCGGATCATCAGACTTTTAGTACTGGCCTATAAAATAAAACCGGGTAACGTTATTGAAGTGCATGACCCGCGTTTCATTGCATTTTCATTTTTTAATAAGATTTTCATTAGTACGGCCTGTCCGCTATCTGAACCGGACAGACACAGCATATTAAAACACGAAGCCATTCATGGCCAAAAACTTCATTCGCTGGATATTCTGCTGGCTGAAATAATTCATGCAGTATTTTGGTTTAACCCGGTATTGCCATTGTACAAAAAGGAACTGAGGCTGGTACACGAGTTTGAAGCTGATGAAGGAACCGTGAAAAACCGTGAAGCCGACACCTATTGTAATTTATTAGCCCGAGCGGCTTTACAATCAGCCGGTTATTCCGTTGGCAATTATTTTAATAATGCATTAACCCTTAAACGAATTGCTATGATTAGAACTATCAAAAAAAGTATCCACACGTGGAAAATAGCTCTCGTCTTCCTGTTCACCACCGGCCTGTTCACCATTGTTTCGTGCCGCGAACAACTATTGGAAGAAGTTGAGCAGGTGGCTGAAACAACAACTATCGCAGGTGATTTTCCGGATCATCTGAAAGCTCACGTTAACCGGATTATAAGAGAAAATCCGGGTATTAAACTGATGTACGTGGAGGCGGAATCAATTAACGCGGAAAAAATAAAAAGCCTCAATAAAGAGGATATCATGTTTAGTCATTACGAAAAAAATTACGCACAAGATGGTTCGTTGCAAAGTGAACGGGTTGGATTGATCGTTCGTACAGGAGGCACGATAACCAGCCTGGCTGAGGCTACCAAATCAGAGGATGAGGTTTTTCTGGTAGCGGAAGAACCGGCTTCACCACTAATCGGGATTACGGGCTTTTACGAAGCCATTTTAAAGGAACTTACCTATCCGGCCGAAGCAAAACAAAAGGGCATCGAAGGTAAAGTATTCGTTGAATTCATTGTTGAGCGTGACGGCACATTAAGCAACTACCGGCTATTAAGAGGCATAAGCCCGGACTGCGATGAAGAGGCGGTAAGATCTATTAAAGCCACTAACCTTAGGTGGAACCCTGCAAAACAACGAGGCGTGCCGGTGCGATCCAAGTTTGTGATGCCCATTATATTCCGCTCGGATAACAATCGATAA
- a CDS encoding TolC family protein — MKRIVFLLSIVTSFAFGQEVKKTWTLRELIDYAIANNLAVKRSNYNVRTGEINLLQSKMAMLPNLNANGNYGINWGRTIDPTTNIFTENEVRNSNLSASSSWLLWNGFRLFYNLKQNDTELEAINEDLIKARNDVILNVITLYLNVVFNKELYSVAQLQVKSTQEQLVRTRKLADAGSVPIGDVLNLEAQLATNELSVVQQENALNLSLLQLKQALQLPASSSMDVELPQVDIGNETSLTKSADEIYEIATLAMPEVKAAELRKKGAMYAFRSAKGNLYPRISINGNYNTVYSDQRQQFTPDGSSIDVPIGFVQGTGDLVVRSTPTGTFYVPGIGDQFRDNRGRSVGLNIQIPVFNGLQARSAVQRAAISRDLATISAIEIQNQLRQTVETAYNNAVAALKTYNSTEKQVKARDEAFRMTTQRYNLGAVNFVDYQIAENNLFQAQSDLLRAKYEFIFRKKVLDFYQGLPLGF, encoded by the coding sequence ATGAAAAGGATTGTTTTTTTATTGAGCATAGTTACATCCTTCGCGTTCGGGCAGGAGGTAAAAAAAACCTGGACACTGCGTGAGTTAATTGATTACGCCATTGCCAACAACCTGGCAGTTAAACGAAGCAATTATAACGTGCGAACCGGTGAAATAAACCTGCTGCAATCAAAAATGGCCATGCTGCCCAATTTGAATGCCAACGGGAATTACGGTATCAACTGGGGTCGTACCATCGACCCGACTACCAACATTTTTACTGAGAACGAAGTGCGTAACTCCAACCTGAGCGCCAGCAGCAGTTGGTTGTTGTGGAACGGATTTCGGTTGTTCTATAATTTAAAGCAAAACGACACAGAACTGGAAGCCATTAATGAAGACCTGATTAAAGCCCGTAATGACGTAATACTGAATGTAATCACCCTGTATCTGAATGTTGTATTTAATAAGGAGTTGTATAGCGTGGCGCAACTACAGGTTAAATCAACCCAGGAGCAGTTGGTGCGTACGCGTAAATTAGCCGATGCCGGGTCGGTACCAATTGGTGATGTACTAAATCTTGAAGCTCAACTAGCCACCAACGAACTGAGTGTGGTGCAACAGGAAAATGCTTTGAACCTTTCATTATTGCAACTAAAGCAGGCATTACAACTACCCGCTTCCTCATCCATGGATGTTGAGCTTCCTCAGGTTGATATCGGGAATGAAACAAGTTTGACAAAAAGTGCTGACGAGATATATGAAATTGCTACACTGGCTATGCCCGAAGTAAAGGCTGCTGAACTTCGCAAGAAGGGTGCGATGTATGCGTTTCGGTCGGCCAAAGGCAATCTCTATCCCCGCATTAGCATCAATGGTAATTATAACACGGTCTATTCTGATCAACGCCAGCAATTTACACCGGATGGTTCATCAATCGATGTTCCGATTGGTTTTGTGCAGGGTACAGGCGATCTGGTTGTGCGAAGTACTCCTACCGGAACATTTTACGTTCCAGGCATCGGAGATCAGTTCAGGGATAACCGCGGCCGGAGTGTTGGCCTGAATATTCAAATACCTGTGTTTAATGGGTTGCAGGCGCGGTCGGCAGTACAGCGGGCAGCTATCAGCCGCGACCTCGCCACTATTTCTGCCATTGAAATACAAAACCAGTTACGTCAAACTGTTGAAACAGCGTACAACAATGCAGTTGCTGCACTAAAAACGTATAATTCAACCGAAAAGCAGGTAAAAGCCCGCGATGAAGCTTTCAGAATGACCACACAGCGATATAACCTGGGGGCTGTGAATTTTGTCGATTACCAGATTGCTGAAAACAACTTGTTCCAGGCGCAGTCTGATTTGCTGCGGGCGAAATACGAATTTATTTTCAGGAAAAAGGTACTTGATTTTTACCAGGGCCTCCCTTTAGGATTTTAA